In the genome of bacterium, the window ATGCCGGTTGTCTCGACCCCCACGCGCGCGAGCAGAACTTCGGGCGCCGGGCTGGCGAAGCCAGACGTGCCGTGGTGTTCGGCGATCCAGTACCGCTCGTAGCCGAG includes:
- a CDS encoding LLM class flavin-dependent oxidoreductase — protein: MKLSIVDQSPVPAGATPADALRNTIDLARLADRLGYERYWIAEHHGTSGFASPAPEVLLARVGVETTG